The nucleotide window ACCGAGACCTGCGTACCAGCAGCATCCCATAAGCCGTAGGCGCCGCTCGGGACCAAGAGCGGCCGGTTAATCCGCACCGGCAACGGGTAGTGTGAACGCGAACGCGGCTCCGCCGCCGTCAGCCGGGCGGGCACTGAGGTGCCCGCCGTGTGCCTCGATGATGCTCCGGCTGATCGCCAACCCCAACCCGGTGCCTTGCTCCTTGGTTGTGTAAAACGGCTCGAACACCCGCTCCAGTTCGTCCGGGCGCAACCCCGTGCCGGTGTCCGCCACCTCCACCCGTACACCGTCCGGGGCGCGCCGGGTCGTAATCGCGACCATGCGCGCCCCGGGCGGCGTGCCGGTCAGCGCTTCGGTCGCGTTCCGCAGGAGGTTCAACAGCACCTGCTCGATCTGAATCCGGTCGGCCTGAACCGGCGGCAGCCCCGCCCCCAAGTCGAGGGTCACCGCAACATGATGGTGCCGCAGCTCCGGACCGGCCAGCGCGAGGGCGTCGCGCACGGGGTCGTTCAGCTCGGTCGTGGACCGGTGCGGTGCCCGCTTGCGCATGAAGTCCCGCAGCCGCCGGATGATGCGCGCGGCGCGCTCCGCCTGGGCCACCGTCAGGTCGAGTACGTCGGCCACTTCGGCCGTCGTGCCCGTGCCCCCGCGGAGCCGCAGCGCGCCGCCCCGACAGTAGTTGATCACCGCCGTGAGCGGCTGGTTCAGCTCGTGCGCCAGCACCGCCGCCATCTCACCGACCGCCACGCACCGGGCCACGTGCGCCAGTTCCGCCTGGTGCTGGTGCAGTTGCTCCTCGGCCCGCCATTGCGCGGTGGTGTCCGTGAGCGACGCCACCACAGGGAACGGTGCGCCGGTCCCCGGAAGCGCGTGAGCGTTCACAACCAGACGAACCGGCTCACCGTCCCGACCGCCGTCCAGGACCAGAACCACCCCCACGCACACGCCCCCGCCCAGGCGCACGACCTCCCACGGCAGCAGGTCCGCAGCGACCGGCAGCCCGTCCGCGCCCCGAACGCGCCCGAGCGTGTTACCGGGGCGCGTGCCGAGCAACCGATCGGTCGTGCCGCCGAAGATCCGCGCCGCGCTCTCGTTGGCCTTCAGCACCCGCCCGCCCGCGTCCAGCAGTAACACCCCTTCGTGCAGCGCCGACAGGATCAGCCGGTTGCGCTCGGCGCTCTCGCGCAGCGCCCGCTCTTGCTGCTTGCGAGCAGTGATGAACTGCATTGCGGACATGACCAGGTCCGGGGGCACGAACGAGTACGACACGAGCACGTCACCGTCCGGCCCCGCCGGCCCGACCCAGTCCACCCCGGCCCACCGGGACTCGCACTCGAACGCGCTCCGCTCCCGCAGGCACCGCGCCACGCTTGCCCGGTGGTCCGGTTGGTTCCGGTGCAGTTCCGAGAGCCGGCGCCCGAGCACCCGCGTGATTCCCCCGGCGGTGAGCCGCCGGGCGGCCTCGTTGCAGTCGGCCAGCACGAAGTCCGCCCCGTCACCTCTCCAGCACGCGGTCGCCAGTGGCGAGTTCTGGAACAGGTCACGGAAGCGGGCCTCGCTCGCGCGCAACGCGTCCGCGGCCCGAACGCGGTCGGTTACGTCCCGGCCCACCGACTGGAACCCGGTCACCCGCCCGGCGTCATCAAAGAATGCCCGGTTCGTCCACTCATGCCACCGCAGTTCGCCCCCGGCGCCGATTACCCGGTTTTCGACCGAGGCGACGGGACGCGTGGGCGTGAGCGCCGCGAGGTGCCGGGCGACGTACTCCCGCTCCGGTTCCGGGAGCAGTTCCCAGAACCGGCGCCCGAGTAGCTGTTCAGGGGTTCGGCCGAAGTACCGACAGTACGGGCCGTTAACGTACGTGAGGGTGCCATCCGGGAGGGTCCGACAGAGCAACTCTGTTTGGGCCTCGACGACGCCGCGGAACCGCTGTTCGCTCTCCGCCAGCGCCCGCTCGGCGGCGCGACGGGCGGTCACGTCGTGGTGAACCACGACCGCGCCGCCCGATTCGTTCGGGAGCGGCTTGACAACCGCCCGGTACCACCGCTCCGCTCCGCCGCTCGGGCACGGGTACTCGGCGGCGAAGCGGTCCGCCGTTCCGCTCAGCACCGCGGCCAACCCGCCGCACATCTCGGCCGCCCCTGCGGAGTTCGGCCCGGCCACCTGGCGGCACGCGTCCAGGTAGTTCGCCCCGACCGCACAGCGCTGAGCGGGGCACCCGGTCGCGCGGGCGCACTCCTCCCACCCCGCGCTCGTGGCAACAATCACCCCGGAGCGATCGACGACCGCGACCAGTTCGTCGAGCGCACCAACCACCGCCCGGCCCAGGGCCGTCTCTGTGCCCCGCGCGGGCGTAACGTGCTCCGCTCGAACCACTGCCAGCACCGCCCCGCCGTGGAACGGCCGGACCGCGACCTCAACGGGGAACTCCGTGCCGTCCTTGCGGCGCCCCCGGATGCCGGGGCGGCGGCACACGGCCTGAACGTTCTGATCGGTCGCACGCGCGAGCCGATGTCGCTCGTGGTCGCGCCGCGCGCGGTCGGGCACGAGGGCGTCGAGGTGAACGTCGCACAGTTCCCCGGGGCCGTACCCGAACAGCACCTCTGCGGGGCGGTTGGCGGAGCCGATCACGCCGTCAGGGCCAACGACCAGAACACCGTCGCTTAGCGCATCGAGCACGAGTTCCGCCGACGGCCGACCGGGGTTCGAGGGAAGGTGTGAGGTGTCTGACATAGCGCGGGGAGGACCACAAAGCGCGGCGCGTCACGTGATCGCGACCGAAATCGCAGATAGCACTGTCGAATGTCAGGGGGCGACTTGAATAGGAAAACGTGGGGCGGTGCCGAACCGCGACAATATGGGTATTGCCCAAGCTCGGCTCTAAACTCAATGGTATGACTTTCAGTCGGCCGGCGATAAGAGAAAGCGCGCTCGCCGCTGAAAGAATCCCACGACGAGCGTTTCGACCGTTCCTTCGGGACGAATACCAACAACTCAACCTGGAAGTGACAGCCGACCTGCGGGGCGCTCTCGTTCTTGTTCGTCGCCGGTCCCCACTTGATCATCGCCTCGGTCCTTTTCCGACCCCGACCAGATCGTAAAGATCATTGTTATCGACAACATGCAACGGGCCTTCCGACACCTCTCGCTCTCATACTTCCTTTCAAGGCGTCGTCGGTTTGCAGCAGGGACGGCACCGGGTTACCGACGGCCGCTTGCAGTTTCACCGCACCCAGGGTGGGTGGGTGGGCCTTCCGTCACTTCGACCCGAGCGGACGACCACCCGGGCGCTGCAAGGTAGCGGTTATGCGCTCCAAACATGGCAGCGCCCGACGGGACAAGTCGCCGAACCGGCCGGTTCAGTGTTTCTCCCGACGCGGGAGTAGTGTAAAGTGTAACTACCCACCCGCGCGCAACGCCGGTCGAAGCACGCACACTCGTGTCAGGTGCTCCCCGAATGATGTCGGCCCCCCCGCCCGCCACAATCTTTGTGGTCGACGACGACCCCAACGTTCGAAACTCGCTGTCCTGGCTGTTCGCGTCCGTAAACCTTCCGGTGCAGTCGTTCAACAGCGGCGAAGAGTTCTTGCGAGAGGTGGGTACGGAACAACCGGGGTGCGCGATTCTGGACCTGCGAATGCCGGGGTTGAGCGGGCTCGCGGTGCTCGAACAACTGGCGACCCGCGAGATCGGCCCGGCGGTCGTACTCACCACCGGCTTCGGGAGCGTGCCCACCACGGCCCGGGCCATGCGGTCCGGGGCGGTTCACGTTCTTGAGAAGCCATACGACGACCAGGAGATGCTCGACACGGTTCACGAAGCGCTGCGGTTGGACGCCGAGAAGCGGACCCTGCGCGCACAGCGGATCGCGATTCAGGCCCGGTTGACCGCGCTCACCGCGCGCGAGCGCGAGGTGCTCGATCTCGTCGTCTCCGGGAAGGCGAACAAGGTCATCGCACGGGAACTGGCGGTGAGCGAGAAGAGCGTCGAGTTCCACCGCGGCAACATGATGCGCAAGCTCAAGGTCGACAACGTCGCCGAACTCGTCCGGCTCGTGCTCACTAGCGGCGCGTGAACTCCCGGCCCTGGGCGGCGAGCGCGGACAAGCAGATCCTGCACACGATTGCCTTTTGAGTGTGGCTCGCTCGCTCCGAGGGTGTGATTTTTTGCCCCCGGCGTCCCCTCCCTTGCGCCCTCGCCGCCCCGCGGGTCACACGCCTTGTGGCTCGCGATTGTGTTCGCTTGCTTTTCGTGCGGCCTCGCGCAGGGTATCCGTCCATGGTCGCTGCGGGTGCTTGTGGGCGCACCGCCGGATGGTCTGGAACAAGTTGTGCACGAGCGCGTGGAGCACCACCACGGCTCGCACCGCGACCAACCCGCGGACACGGAACTGGTACAACCCGCGGTTACGCATGCCGGCGTTCACCCACTCGGCGGCCGGCGCCCGCTCCTTGTAAATGGCCTGACCGTCCGGGGTCCCCATGCGCACCCGCAGGGCCTTCATCCCGGGTCCGTCCCTCCGCTTCGGGGCGCATGGGTCCCGGCCCGCCAACCGGTCCGCTCGGGCCCCTTTCGGGGGCATGAACACGGTGACCCCGCTCCGCGCCGCCCGCTCCACATCGGCCCCGCTCGCGAACCCGCCGTCCACCAGCGCCTCACCCGGCTTCCGCCCGTAGGTCGCTTCGACCCGGTCCAGCATCGGCCCCAGCAGCCCACCATCGGTTCCTTGATTGGTCACGTCTACCGCCACGATGATCTTCTCGGCGGTGGTGGTCATCGCCGGCACGTTGTACGCCGGCCGGTACCCGCCATCGGGCATCTTCATGCGACGGCACGCGGGGTCGGTGGACGACGCCCGGGGCGCGGACCGTACCGGGTCGGCGGCCGCTTTCGCCGCCGCCGGTGGGTTCCGTCGGAGCCGCGCCGCCCGCGCGCGCCAACTCGGCCGCGTCCTGTTGGGCCACCTTCAGCCGCTCGAGCTTCTCCCGCGCGTGCCGCTCCCGGGCGGCCCGGGAGCGGCACGCGGCGGTCCCCTTGGGCTGGTCCGGTTGGTCCTGGAGCAACCGCAGCGGCTCGGCCACCTCGCGCGGACATTGCTCCAACGATTCGAGCCGGTGGAACGAGCCGGCGCCGGCGTGGGCCCGCACCCGCATCCCGTCCTGGGCCACCCGCTTCAGGTGCACCAACTCGGCGTGCATCCGGATCGCCACGTGCTCGTGGAACAGGGCCTCCAATTCGGTTCCCGCGTGGGTGCGGAAGTTGGACAGCAGGTGGTAGTTGACCGTGACACCCCCGCACAACCAACGGAACCCCACATCCCGCACGCACAACCGGGCCAACCGGCGGGCCGACCCGACCCCCTCGACCGTGGCGAACATCCACAGGGCCACCAGCAGCCGTGGGTCCGTCGCATTCCGCCCGGGGCGCCCTTCCACCGCGCGGATCGTGGCTACGAACCGATCCAGGTTCAGCGTCGTCACGTCGCTCCAGATCACCCGCACCGGGTCGTCCGCCGAAACCAACTTGTCAATCGTTAGCGACGCCACCGTCGCCGCCCGGTCCGGGGTTCGCAGTCGCGGCAACGCGTCCATCACAAGGTCCCAACAGCCCGCACCCCTGGAATCAACACTGCGACAATTATAGAGCCAATAGATTAACCAGACGCCGGGAAAATCACAGCCTTTCCGCGAGTATTCCGATCCCGGCGTTGAGTGCCACGCACTTCCGGACCCCGGAGCCACCTCCGCACGGAGTGTCCGGACCGCAATCAAAAATGGTGGCAGAACGGGCCTCATACATGAGCCCACCTGCGGTGTCGCTGTCTTGACGAGCCGCGACCGCGAGGCTCATGATCCCCCAGATCTTGCGTAGCGGGTGAGAATCGTTAGTCTTTGCTCGGCAAGAACTCGTGTCGAATGGGGTTGAGAGGCGCGCGCGTGGATTCGTCATTCCAATCCCGCGCGCGTTTCGCGCGGGCTCATTTCGCCGGTGCCGAACTCGGGGACCGGCGCCGGTCCGCACGGCTCGTGGCCCTGGCCGAACTCGGGGACCGGCCCCAAGGGACCCTCCCGAACAAGATCCCGGACCCGTACCAACTCGATGCCGCGTACCGGTTCTTTCGCACCGAGCAGGTCACACCCGATGCGATCCAACAGCCCCATCGGCACCACACTCGGGTCGAACTGGACCGGACCGAGGACGTGGTCCTCATCGCCCACGACGGCACGGAGCTCAACTTCACCGGCCTCGGTGTGCCGGAACTGGGCGTTCTGGCTGGCCCCAAGCAGCGCGGGTTCGTGGCCCACAACAGCTTGGCCGTCACCGCGTCCGGGCGCATCCTCGGGTTGTTGCACCAGATCCTGTTCACCCCTCGCAACGCATCCCGCAAGGCACCCAAGTCGGAGCGGCGGCACGACCCGCATAAGGCGAGCGTCCTGTGGCGCGACGCGTTAGAAGCGATCGGCCCGGCGCCGGCGGGCAAGCGGTGGGTGCATGTGGCCGACCGCGGGGCCGACGTGACCGAGTTCCGGGACTACGCGCACGAGAACCGGATGGAGTACGTGGTGCGGGTGAACCACAACCGCAATGTCACGGTGCTCGACGAGGCCGGCGAATGGACCGTGGCCAAGCTGCACGACACACTGCAATGCCAGCCCGCGTTGGGTCGGCGAACGCAGGAGGTGGGCACGCAGAAGGGCCGTACCGGTGGCACCGCAACGGTGGCCGTCCGCGCGCTCACGTTGTCCTTGATCCCGCCCCGGCCGCCGCGCGGCCGGGCGCGCGGCGTGCCGTTGCTGGTAACGGCGATTCGCGTGTGGGAAGTGGACCCGCCCGCGGGCGAGAAGCCGTTGGAGTGGCTCCTGGTGACCAACGTGCCCGGTGCCGATGTGGCGAGCGCGTGGGCGCGTGCCGATTGGTACGCGAAGCGATGGAGGGTGGAGGAGTACCACAAGAGCTTAAAAACGGGCCTGGGCCTGGAGGAGTTGCAACTGACCACGAAGGTCGGGTTGCAGAACGCGCTGTCGTTGCTGTCGGTGGTGGCGGTCGGGTTGGTGATGCTCCGGGAGTTGGCCCGTGACCCGGTCACCGCCGCACAACCGATCGACGGTTGGGTGCAGCGGTCCTGGGTCGAGGTGTTGTCGCAATGGCGGCACGACCACGGCGAGCAACTGGCAACGGTGAAGGACTGGGTGTGGGCGCTGGCGCGCCTGGGCGGGCACCAGAATGCCGCCCAACTCGGCCCACCCGGGTGGCACACGCTGCTCCGGGGGTGGCCCCAACTACAAGCCATGATTGACGGTTGGGAGATCCGCGGTAGTTGTGGGGGATCATGAGGTGTCGGGGAGCGGGTACCGTTGCACCGCTCCCTGGCCAGTAGTTTCAAGGGGCTGGATATGCCGCATGGGAGTTCCTAAGTTCAAGGTTCTCAGGCACTTGAACGGGAAGCTCCCATGCGACGCGGTTACTCTACGATCACCCCGGCGGTGGTCCATGCGTTGTCCCGGCGAACGTTCGCTCGGGCACTCGGTTGGACCGACTACAAGCAGTCGGTGACGCGCACCCAGTTGTTGGACCTGGTGCTGTTGATCGCGGGCACCACCCGCACCCTGTTCGCGGTGGTCACCCGGTACTTCGGGTTCTCCCACCAGACCGCGCGACCGGCGGTGCGCGCGAACCTGGGCTCCCGGGACCAGCTGACGGCCCGGCTGGTGGATGCGCTCCGCGGCGTGGCACGGTTCACCCGCCGGGACCGGACCCGCCGGTGGACGTGCGCCATCGACGTGCATTACGTGCCCTTTTAAGGGGGCCGCAGCACCCCGGGGATGATCGGCGGACCCAAGAAGGCCGGCACCTCATTCTTCCATGCGTACGCCACCTGCGTTCTGATTCATAAGCGGCGGCAGTATACCGTCGGGCCGATGAGCGTAACGAAGGGCGCCAAGCCGCACCAGCAGGTGCAAACCCTTCTGGATCAAGTAGTTGCCCGCGGGCTCACGGTCCGCGGGGTGGTGCTCGACGCCGGGTTCGACAGCGGGGAAACGTTGCTGCTGTTGCAGCAACGGAACCTCAACTACACGGTGCCGATCCGCAAGAAGGGCAAAGGCACCAACCGCCGCAACGAATGCGACACCCAACCGTCGGGCACCATCACCACGATGGAATGGGTGACCGAGAAGACCCGTCAGGCGGTGTCCACCCGGGTGTTGGTGTGGGAACGCACGGGCGAAGGGGCGGCCCGGGTGTACGCGTTCCGCGGGTGGGGCGATGCGACCGCCGTGTCCGAGGCGAACCGGGCTCGGCTGGGCCGCCGCCGGTACCGCGAGCGGTTCGAGATCGAGACCAGCTATCGACAAAAGAATCAAGCTCGCGGGTGGACGACCCGCACCGACCCCGAGTACCGACGGCTGCTCGAAGGGGTGGCGTTGCTGTTGCGACAGGTGTGGGTGGCTCTCAGAGTGTGTTTTGAAACCGCTCTAGATTTTGAGCAGCAGATGGTCTACTCATGGCCGCCATGAGTAGGAAGCGATACCCGACGGATCTGACGGATGCGCAATGGGAGCAGTTGGACCGGCTGTTGCCGAAGCCCAAGTGCGGGACCGCCAAGGGTGGTCACCCGGTGGTGGTGGACCGGCGCGAGGTGGTGAACGCGATCTTCTACCACCGGCGCGCGGGCGGGGCGTGGCGCATGCTCCCCCACGACTTCCCGGCGTGGCAAACGGTGTACGGCCTGTTCCGCGACTGGCGCCTCGCGGGCGCCTGGGATCAGGTGCATGCGGCGCTCCGCGAGGAGGTGCGCATCGAGGCCGGGTACCCCGCCACCCCGGAGACCTTGCGAGTCGACAGTCAGACGGTCAAGATCACCCACCGCGGCGGCCCGAAGGGGTACGACGGGGGGAAAAAAGGTGAACGGCCGCAAGCCGTTCATCGGGGTCGATTCGCTCGGGTTGGTGTGGGCCCTGTCGGTGCTCACGGCCGACATCCAGGATCGGGACGGCGGGCGGTGGCTGCTGAGCGCGGTGCGGCACCGACTGCCGCGGGTGCGTGAGGTGATCGCCGACAGCGGGTTCTCCAAGCGGTTCCAGCAGTTCGTCCGCAACGTGTGCCGATGGGCGGTGACCATCACCGCCAACGCCAAGGACGGGTTCAAGGTGCACACCCGGCGGTGGGTGGTGGAGCGCACGTTCGCTTGGTTCGTCCGGTACCGGCGGCTCATGGTCGATTACGAGTACCACACCGAAACCACCGAAGCCATGATCCAAGCCGCCATGATTCACCGCATGCTCCGCAAACTGCACCCCAACCCGTAGGTTTCAAAACACACTCTCACCCTCCGGATCGCGCGCACAACGGCTCGCGCCGAGCGCGTGGGTGGCCGAGTTCCCGTTGGCCGAGATGCTCGACTGGCTCACACAACGCATCCACGCACGCGATGTATCACACTGCCGAACAAAACACTTACAACCACCGCAACCACTTGAAACTACTGTGGCGGTCGCGGCTCGTCAAGACAGCAGCAGTATTACCGGGTACGTGTATCAGGCCGTGACTTCACCCCGGCACATGTGATCCTCGCATTTACCAAGGTCTATTTCGACAGAACGTCCAAATTCCGAACGGATTTGAATGCAGTCCGAATGAGTGCCGTTTCGAGCTGAAAACCAAGAAGTAAGGGACTCGGCAAAAAATAACTATCCCAAGTCTCGTATCGTAGGATGACCTTCTCGGTGGTACCCGCAGGAGGTCGCTGTGATTCCGTTCGGCGAGACACTCACGCCCGCGTTGATCGAGGCGGCGAACGATCTGCGCGGGGCGCAACGACGGTTGTTCATGGCCCGGGTGGTGCGTGCGTTGGGTCCCGGCGGTCAACGCCGAGCCGAAGAGGCGTTCGGGTGGAACCGGGTCACCATCCGCAAGGGCATGCGGGAACTGAACTCGGGCGTCGTGGCCCGCGACGCGTTCTCGGCGCGAGGCCGGCACCGTGCCGAGGACCGATTGCCCGACCTGCTGGCCGACATCCGGGACCTCGTCACCAGCCAGAGCCAGGCGGACCCGCGGTTCCGCACCCTGCGCCTGTATACCCGGCTGACGGCCGAAGAAGTGCGGCGTCAGCTGGTCGCCACGAAGGGGTACCGCGCGGACCAGTTGCCCCAGGCGCGAACCCTCCGCACCAAGCTCAACGACCTCGGGTTCCACCCGACCAAGGTTCTCAAGTGCGTGCCCAAAAAAAGATCCCCCAGACCGATGCCATCTTCGCACGGCTGAAGGAGATCAACCCGCAGGCCGACGCTAGTGCCGACACGCTGCGGCTGTCGCTGGACGCGAAAGCCGGTGTTCAGGTGGGGGCGTACTCGCGCAAGGGCAAGAACCGAGTACGAACGAAGGCCGCGGACCACGACTTCCGGGCCGAAGAGGTCCTGACACCCTACGGGCTGTTGCTGCCGCGTGACAGCGACCTATGGCTGTACTTCACGACGTCGCGGGTGACGAGCGATTTCATCGTGGACATCCTGGACCGCTGGTGGGTACAGCACCAGCCGCGCTTCCCGCGGGTCCGGACACTGGTCATCAACCAAGACAACGGGCCGGAGAACAAAGGCCGGCGAACCCAGTTCCTCAAGAGGATGGTGGCCTTGGCGCGTCAGCGGAGGCGGCTCGTGCGGCTGGCGTATTACCCGCCCTACCACAGCAAGTACAACCCGATCGAGCACTGCTGGGGGGTACTCGAGAACCACTGGGGCGGAGATCTGTTAGACACCCGCGAAGCGGTCCTCGGGTTCGCCCGGTCGATGACCTGGGGCGGCAAGCATCCCACCGTTGAGGTACTGACCGATGCCTACCCGAAGGGCGTCCGCTTGACGAAAAAGGAAATGGCGCAGGTCGAAGACGAGGTTCATCGGCTACCGGATCTCAACGATTGGTTCGTGGACATCCCTGGCCACGAACTGCCTCCGTTGGGATAGTTATTTTTTGCCGAGTCCCTAAAACGCACGTGGTGCGAGGCCATTGTTGCCCCGCACCACGTGTGCGTTAGTGCCCGATTGTTACCTGCTACACGTTCGGAGAGTTGCGGAGCCGTCGAAAGTCACCGCAGCCGCTCGGACGGAAGAAGCCCACTGCTCACCCGAACGCTACAACCGGCGTCAGCCGTCGGCCTTTCCGCTGCGGAGCCGGGCGAAGTGCGGTCGCGGGAACGACACCACATCCGTTCGCACCGCAACATCATCCCGCTTCGGCCCGATCCCGCCAGCGATCCGCACGAACGGTAAAAGCACACGGTCGCCGTCCCTGGCGAATTGCGCGTCCTGCGCGTGCCGTGTGTACTCGGAGGCTTTTTCCGCCTGCCGTTGTGCCTGTCGCGCCGTTTCGAACCGCACCCGTCCGAACAGCGAGGTGAGTTCCGCGCCCCCGGGGTTCAAGAAACTGGCCCGCTCCAGAACCTTGCGTGCCGCCGAAGGCCGGTTGGCCTCAAGCAACCCGCGCACCACAACACGGATCACCTCGATGTTCCCAGGCGTTTGGTCAGCCGCAGCCCTCATCTCCCGGGCGCCGCACTTCACCTTCCCGCACCGCACCGCAGCCCGCCCGAAGGCGGCGCGGAACGTGGCGTTGGTGCCGTCGAGCAGGGTCGCCTTGCGGTACGCCAGCATCGCCCGGCGGTCGCACCCGTCCGGATCTTCCTCCCATGCGCGGCCGGTGAGGTAGCAGGCGCGGGCGTCGCTCGCGTCAAGCGCGAGCACCGTCTTCAGGTGCCGCCGGGCCGCCACAAACCGTCCGCCATCGAGCGCCAGTTCCGCCGCCAGCTTGCTGCCGTCGCGGAGGATGTCGGCCGGCACATCCGGGCGCGCAAGAAGCCGGTCCAGTTGAGCGAGAGCGTCCGTCTTTCGCCCGCTGGTCGCGGTCGCGCGAATCGACTCCCAGCCGGTCTGGATCAGGGTGAGCGTCCTGCTCATGCCGCTGCCTCCTTGCAGCTTCTTGCTGCGAGTAATCAGTGAGTGGTGGGAAGATATACCGGTCCGTACCGGGTGTGCAAGTACGAAATCGTATGCCGTTTATGCCGGAAAAATTAAGGAAAAAACTGTAGCCGCCGGCTTGACAGGGGTCCGAAATGAAGGGGTGAAGTTGGGGCTTCACAATCGCCGATTACGCTGCCACGGGGGCTCGTTCGCTCCCCTGTTCGGTGCGTTGCAACGGAGAAGCCGTCGTGGATTGGTCGCACTTCGGCATGGACCGCGCGCCGTTCCGCCCCGCGGTGGACCCCGCCGCCTACTTCGCGGCGCCGGGCCACGAGGCGGCCCTGGCGGGGCTGGTGGGTGCGTTCGCCCGGCGCGACCCGCTCGTCCTCATTGACGGCCCGTCCGGCGTCGGCAAGTCGCTCGTCACCCGCAAGTGGCTCGACGACCTGCTGCCCGACGTGCCCCGGGTGCTGATCCCGAACGCCCGCGCCGAGAAGCCGGCCGACCTGCTCCAAGCGGTCCTGTTCGACCTCGGGAAGCCGTACCAGGGGCTCACCGAACAGGAGCTCCGGCTCGCGGTGACCGGCCACCTGCTCGACGCCGCCGGGGGCGGGTTCCCGACGGTGCTCGTGATCGACGAGGCCCAGCACCTGAGCCACGCGGCCCTCGAGGAGCTGCGCCTGCTGGGCAACCTGGAGTCGCGCGCCGGAGCGGTGGCCTTCGCGGTGCTGGTCGCGCACGCGCGGCTCCGGGACGCGCTCCGCCTCCCGGCCTACGCGCCGGTCGCCGACCGCATCGGCACACGGTGCCGGATCGAGGCGTTCGGCGCCGAGGAGTCCGCGGCGTATCTGGCGCACCAGGTGCGGGCGGCCGGCGGCGACCCCCTCAAGGTGTTCGAAGAGGGCACCGTCG belongs to Gemmata obscuriglobus and includes:
- a CDS encoding PAS domain S-box protein; the encoded protein is MLDALSDGVLVVGPDGVIGSANRPAEVLFGYGPGELCDVHLDALVPDRARRDHERHRLARATDQNVQAVCRRPGIRGRRKDGTEFPVEVAVRPFHGGAVLAVVRAEHVTPARGTETALGRAVVGALDELVAVVDRSGVIVATSAGWEECARATGCPAQRCAVGANYLDACRQVAGPNSAGAAEMCGGLAAVLSGTADRFAAEYPCPSGGAERWYRAVVKPLPNESGGAVVVHHDVTARRAAERALAESEQRFRGVVEAQTELLCRTLPDGTLTYVNGPYCRYFGRTPEQLLGRRFWELLPEPEREYVARHLAALTPTRPVASVENRVIGAGGELRWHEWTNRAFFDDAGRVTGFQSVGRDVTDRVRAADALRASEARFRDLFQNSPLATACWRGDGADFVLADCNEAARRLTAGGITRVLGRRLSELHRNQPDHRASVARCLRERSAFECESRWAGVDWVGPAGPDGDVLVSYSFVPPDLVMSAMQFITARKQQERALRESAERNRLILSALHEGVLLLDAGGRVLKANESAARIFGGTTDRLLGTRPGNTLGRVRGADGLPVAADLLPWEVVRLGGGVCVGVVLVLDGGRDGEPVRLVVNAHALPGTGAPFPVVASLTDTTAQWRAEEQLHQHQAELAHVARCVAVGEMAAVLAHELNQPLTAVINYCRGGALRLRGGTGTTAEVADVLDLTVAQAERAARIIRRLRDFMRKRAPHRSTTELNDPVRDALALAGPELRHHHVAVTLDLGAGLPPVQADRIQIEQVLLNLLRNATEALTGTPPGARMVAITTRRAPDGVRVEVADTGTGLRPDELERVFEPFYTTKEQGTGLGLAISRSIIEAHGGHLSARPADGGGAAFAFTLPVAGAD
- a CDS encoding IS4 family transposase, whose protein sequence is MDSSFQSRARFARAHFAGAELGDRRRSARLVALAELGDRPQGTLPNKIPDPYQLDAAYRFFRTEQVTPDAIQQPHRHHTRVELDRTEDVVLIAHDGTELNFTGLGVPELGVLAGPKQRGFVAHNSLAVTASGRILGLLHQILFTPRNASRKAPKSERRHDPHKASVLWRDALEAIGPAPAGKRWVHVADRGADVTEFRDYAHENRMEYVVRVNHNRNVTVLDEAGEWTVAKLHDTLQCQPALGRRTQEVGTQKGRTGGTATVAVRALTLSLIPPRPPRGRARGVPLLVTAIRVWEVDPPAGEKPLEWLLVTNVPGADVASAWARADWYAKRWRVEEYHKSLKTGLGLEELQLTTKVGLQNALSLLSVVAVGLVMLRELARDPVTAAQPIDGWVQRSWVEVLSQWRHDHGEQLATVKDWVWALARLGGHQNAAQLGPPGWHTLLRGWPQLQAMIDGWEIRGSCGGS
- a CDS encoding transposase, with amino-acid sequence MIGGPKKAGTSFFHAYATCVLIHKRRQYTVGPMSVTKGAKPHQQVQTLLDQVVARGLTVRGVVLDAGFDSGETLLLLQQRNLNYTVPIRKKGKGTNRRNECDTQPSGTITTMEWVTEKTRQAVSTRVLVWERTGEGAARVYAFRGWGDATAVSEANRARLGRRRYRERFEIETSYRQKNQARGWTTRTDPEYRRLLEGVALLLRQVWVALRVCFETALDFEQQMVYSWPP
- a CDS encoding ISAzo13 family transposase (programmed frameshift); translation: MPFGETLTPALIEAANDLRGAQRRLFMARVVRALGPGGQRRAEEAFGWNRVTIRKGMRELNSGVVARDAFSARGRHRAEDRLPDLLADIRDLVTSQSQADPRFRTLRLYTRLTAEEVRRQLVATKGYRADQLPQARTLRTKLNDLGFHPTKVLKCVPKKKIPQTDAIFARLKEINPQADASADTLRLSLDAKAGVQVGAYSRKGKNRVRTKAADHDFRAEEVLTPYGLLLPRDSDLWLYFTTSRVTSDFIVDILDRWWVQHQPRFPRVRTLVINQDNGPENKGRRTQFLKRMVALARQRRRLVRLAYYPPYHSKYNPIEHCWGVLENHWGGDLLDTREAVLGFARSMTWGGKHPTVEVLTDAYPKGVRLTKKEMAQVEDEVHRLPDLNDWFVDIPGHELPPLG
- a CDS encoding transposase; the protein is MRRSARRCASRPGTPPPRRPCESTVRRSRSPTAAARRGTTGGKKVNGRKPFIGVDSLGLVWALSVLTADIQDRDGGRWLLSAVRHRLPRVREVIADSGFSKRFQQFVRNVCRWAVTITANAKDGFKVHTRRWVVERTFAWFVRYRRLMVDYEYHTETTEAMIQAAMIHRMLRKLHPNP
- a CDS encoding transposase, with protein sequence MDALPRLRTPDRAATVASLTIDKLVSADDPVRVIWSDVTTLNLDRFVATIRAVEGRPGRNATDPRLLVALWMFATVEGVGSARRLARLCVRDVGFRWLCGGVTVNYHLLSNFRTHAGTELEALFHEHVAIRMHAELVHLKRVAQDGMRVRAHAGAGSFHRLESLEQCPREVAEPLRLLQDQPDQPKGTAACRSRAARERHAREKLERLKVAQQDAAELARAGGAAPTEPTGGGESGRRPGTVRAPGVVHRPRVPSHEDARWRVPAGVQRAGDDHHRREDHRGGRRDQSRNRWWAAGADAGPGRSDLRAEAG
- a CDS encoding transposase → MLDRVEATYGRKPGEALVDGGFASGADVERAARSGVTVFMPPKGARADRLAGRDPCAPKRRDGPGMKALRVRMGTPDGQAIYKERAPAAEWVNAGMRNRGLYQFRVRGLVAVRAVVVLHALVHNLFQTIRRCAHKHPQRPWTDTLREAARKASEHNREPQGV
- a CDS encoding response regulator transcription factor encodes the protein MMSAPPPATIFVVDDDPNVRNSLSWLFASVNLPVQSFNSGEEFLREVGTEQPGCAILDLRMPGLSGLAVLEQLATREIGPAVVLTTGFGSVPTTARAMRSGAVHVLEKPYDDQEMLDTVHEALRLDAEKRTLRAQRIAIQARLTALTAREREVLDLVVSGKANKVIARELAVSEKSVEFHRGNMMRKLKVDNVAELVRLVLTSGA